Proteins from a single region of Runella sp. SP2:
- a CDS encoding outer membrane beta-barrel protein yields the protein MSLFNTKTLRYACLLAAGFIAYGANAQTSLKTLRFSLYNETLGVPSAKLTKLPIHPAVSIGTDLRVRSGKHWQKAFGVDLYYYYQQSLEHALMLDASYRFGYRFNFGLQTNLHTALGYKHAILAGQKYALKNGEYQPTLHFGKAQVNLKLGLGLEYPLSKRYSVAVDYKTMVAAPFGDRIIPFTIHTFLGAGLNIHLQP from the coding sequence TCGCTTACGGCGCCAACGCCCAGACGTCCCTTAAAACGCTGCGGTTCTCACTCTACAACGAAACCTTGGGCGTACCTTCCGCCAAGCTCACCAAACTTCCTATTCACCCTGCAGTGAGTATTGGCACCGACCTACGGGTACGCTCGGGCAAGCATTGGCAAAAAGCCTTTGGCGTTGACTTGTATTATTATTACCAACAGTCGTTGGAGCACGCCCTCATGCTCGACGCGTCGTATCGGTTTGGGTATCGGTTCAATTTTGGATTGCAAACCAACCTACACACCGCGCTTGGCTACAAACACGCGATTTTGGCAGGCCAAAAGTATGCCCTAAAAAACGGCGAATACCAACCTACCTTGCATTTTGGCAAAGCCCAAGTCAACCTCAAACTCGGACTAGGGCTAGAATACCCGCTTTCGAAGCGTTATTCTGTCGCAGTTGATTACAAAACAATGGTCGCAGCACCCTTTGGCGACCGCATTATCCCTTTTACTATTCATACCTTCTTAGGGGCAGGTCTCAACATTCATTTACAACCATAA